From one Streptomyces sp. NBC_01478 genomic stretch:
- a CDS encoding IucA/IucC family protein — protein sequence MSLADAVAHLSPERWEKANRLLIRKALAEFAHERLITPEPAQQDGNLYVVRSDDGLTRYRFTATRRALDHWQVDADSITRHRDGAELPLAALDFFIELKQALGLSEAILPVYLEEISSTLSGTCYKLTKPQLPVAELVRSDFQAIETGMTEGHPCFVANNGRLGFGVHEYLSYAPETASPVRLVWLAAHRSRAAFTAGVGIEYESFVKGELGSAALDRFRAVLTDQGHDPDDFLLIPVHPWQWWNKLTVTFAAEVARGHLVCLGEGDDEYLAQQSIRTFFNKSNPEKHYVKTALSVINMGFMRGLSAAYMEATPAINDWLAQLIDNDPVLKSTGLSIIRERAAVGYRHLEYEAATDRYSPYRKMLAALWRESPVPSLRDGESLATMASLVHLDHEGASFAGALIERSGLAPVEWLRRYLRAYFTPLLHSFYAYDLVFMPHGENVILVLKDGVVQRAIYKDIAEEIAVMDPDAVLPPTVERLRVEVPEDKKLLSIFTDVFDCFFRFLAADLAAEGVLEEDDFWRTVADVTREYQDAAPELADRFRQYDMFAPEFSLSCLNRLQLRNNEQMVDLADPSGALQLVGTLKNPIAGF from the coding sequence ATGAGCCTCGCCGACGCCGTGGCCCACCTCTCCCCCGAACGCTGGGAGAAGGCCAACCGCCTCCTGATCCGCAAGGCCCTCGCCGAGTTCGCGCACGAGCGGCTGATCACCCCCGAACCGGCCCAGCAGGACGGCAACTTGTACGTCGTCCGCAGCGACGACGGTCTGACCCGCTACCGGTTCACCGCCACCCGGCGCGCCCTCGACCACTGGCAGGTCGACGCCGACTCCATCACGCGTCACCGCGACGGCGCCGAACTCCCCCTCGCAGCCCTGGACTTCTTCATCGAGCTGAAGCAGGCGCTCGGGCTGAGCGAGGCGATCCTCCCGGTCTACCTGGAGGAGATCTCCTCCACCCTCTCCGGCACCTGCTACAAGCTGACCAAGCCGCAGCTCCCGGTCGCCGAGCTGGTGCGGAGCGACTTCCAGGCCATCGAGACGGGGATGACCGAGGGCCACCCCTGCTTCGTCGCCAACAACGGGCGGCTCGGCTTCGGGGTGCACGAGTACCTCTCGTACGCCCCCGAGACCGCGAGCCCGGTCCGGCTGGTCTGGCTGGCCGCGCACCGCTCGCGGGCGGCGTTCACGGCGGGCGTGGGCATCGAGTACGAGTCGTTCGTCAAGGGCGAGTTGGGCAGCGCCGCCCTCGACCGCTTCCGTGCCGTCCTGACCGACCAGGGGCACGACCCGGACGACTTCCTCCTCATCCCCGTCCACCCCTGGCAGTGGTGGAACAAGCTCACCGTCACCTTCGCCGCCGAGGTCGCCCGCGGCCACCTCGTCTGCCTCGGCGAGGGCGACGACGAGTACCTCGCCCAGCAGTCCATCCGGACCTTCTTCAACAAGTCGAACCCCGAGAAGCACTACGTGAAGACGGCCCTGTCCGTCATCAACATGGGCTTCATGCGCGGGCTTTCGGCCGCCTACATGGAGGCGACCCCGGCGATCAACGACTGGCTCGCCCAACTCATCGACAACGACCCGGTGTTGAAGTCCACCGGCCTGTCGATCATCCGCGAGCGGGCCGCCGTGGGCTACCGGCACCTGGAGTACGAGGCGGCCACCGACCGCTACTCGCCGTACCGCAAGATGCTCGCCGCCCTGTGGCGCGAGAGCCCGGTGCCGTCGCTCCGGGACGGGGAGTCCCTGGCGACGATGGCCTCGCTGGTGCACCTGGACCACGAGGGCGCGTCCTTCGCCGGCGCGCTGATCGAGCGGTCGGGGCTGGCGCCGGTGGAGTGGCTGCGGCGCTATCTGCGGGCGTACTTCACCCCGCTGCTGCACAGCTTCTACGCCTACGACCTGGTGTTCATGCCGCACGGCGAGAACGTGATCCTCGTTCTGAAGGACGGCGTGGTCCAGCGCGCGATCTACAAGGACATCGCCGAGGAGATCGCCGTCATGGACCCGGACGCGGTGCTGCCGCCGACGGTGGAGCGGCTGCGGGTCGAGGTCCCCGAGGACAAGAAACTGCTGTCGATCTTCACCGACGTCTTCGACTGCTTCTTCCGCTTCCTCGCCGCCGACCTGGCCGCCGAGGGCGTCCTGGAGGAGGACGACTTCTGGCGTACGGTCGCGGACGTCACCCGCGAGTACCAGGACGCGGCACCCGAACTCGCCGACAGGTTCCGGCAGTACGACATGTTCGCCCCCGAGTTCTCGCTGTCCTGCCTCAACCGGCTCCAACTGCGCAACAACGAGCAGATGGTGGACCTGGCGGACCCCTCCGGCGCGCTCCAGCTCGTCGGCACCCTGAAGAACCCGATCGCCGGGTTCTGA
- a CDS encoding GNAT family N-acetyltransferase, whose protein sequence is MTFTFRPLDPLRDAELLHRWLTHPKAAFWMMQDAKLEDVERAYMEIAADEHQHALLGLQDGVPVFLMEYYDPRYRELVGLYEPLPGDVGMHFLTPATQAPVHGFTRAVITAVMARLFEDPAVARVVVEPDVSNTAVHALNESVGFVPEREIQKPEKKALLSFCTRDQFVAATAVTA, encoded by the coding sequence ATGACCTTCACCTTCCGCCCCCTCGACCCGCTCCGGGACGCCGAGCTGCTGCACCGGTGGCTCACCCACCCCAAGGCCGCGTTCTGGATGATGCAGGACGCGAAACTGGAGGACGTCGAGCGCGCCTACATGGAGATCGCGGCCGACGAGCACCAGCACGCTCTGCTCGGGCTCCAGGACGGTGTTCCCGTCTTCCTGATGGAGTACTACGACCCGCGGTATCGCGAACTGGTCGGCCTGTACGAGCCGTTGCCCGGTGACGTCGGCATGCACTTCCTGACGCCGGCCACCCAGGCCCCCGTCCACGGCTTCACCCGTGCGGTGATCACCGCCGTGATGGCCCGCCTCTTCGAGGACCCGGCCGTCGCACGGGTCGTCGTGGAGCCGGACGTGTCCAACACCGCCGTGCACGCCCTGAACGAGTCGGTGGGATTCGTCCCCGAGCGTGAGATCCAAAAGCCGGAGAAGAAAGCCTTGTTGAGCTTCTGCACACGAGACCAGTTCGTCGCGGCCACGGCGGTGACCGCATGA
- a CDS encoding beta-N-acetylhexosaminidase gives MRQRHRTTRLLGSLLLVAAASVSVAGAAPAAGPAAVTPLGRVVPAPAKVTPAGHPYKITSATRIRVDDTRESRRIGEYLAGILRPSTGYRLPVTSRGKGGIQLRLTKGTFGAEGYRLNSTASGVTITASRPAGLFHGVQTLRQLLPAAVEKNSVQRAPWQIAGGTIEDSPRYAYRGAMLDVSRHFFTVDQVKRYIDELALYKINELHLHLSDDQGWRIAIDSWPRLATYGGSTEVGSGAGGHYTKADYKEIVRYASSRFLEVVPEIDMPGHTNAALASYADLNCDGVAPPLYTGTDVGFSSLCVGKDLTYGFVDDVIGELAALTPGRYLHIGGDEAHSTSHEDYVKFMDRVQPIVTKYGKTVIAWHQITGAHPVKGALAQYWGLDDTDAAEKAQVAEAAKNGTGLILSPADRVYLDMKYTEDTPLGQDWAGLVEVKRSYDWDPGNYLAGVPSSAIRGVEAPLWTETIVTGANIDYMAFPRLPGVAELGWSPASTHDWDTYKVRLAAQAPRWDALGIDYYRSPQVPWPAG, from the coding sequence GTGAGACAGCGCCACAGAACGACCCGCCTCCTCGGTTCGCTGCTGCTCGTCGCCGCCGCGAGCGTGTCCGTCGCCGGCGCCGCACCCGCTGCCGGGCCCGCCGCCGTCACCCCGCTGGGCCGGGTGGTCCCGGCGCCCGCCAAGGTCACCCCCGCGGGACACCCGTACAAGATCACCAGCGCCACCCGGATCCGGGTCGACGACACCCGGGAGTCACGGCGGATCGGCGAGTACCTCGCGGGCATCCTGCGCCCCTCCACCGGCTACCGGCTGCCGGTCACCTCGCGGGGCAAGGGAGGCATCCAACTCCGCCTGACCAAGGGCACGTTCGGCGCCGAGGGCTACCGGCTCAACAGCACTGCCTCCGGTGTCACCATCACCGCGAGCAGGCCCGCCGGCCTCTTCCACGGCGTCCAGACCCTGCGCCAACTCCTGCCCGCCGCCGTCGAGAAGAACTCCGTGCAGCGCGCCCCGTGGCAGATTGCGGGCGGCACCATCGAGGACTCCCCGCGCTACGCCTACCGCGGCGCGATGCTCGACGTCTCCCGGCACTTCTTCACCGTCGACCAAGTCAAGCGCTACATCGACGAGTTGGCGCTCTACAAGATCAACGAACTGCATCTGCACCTCAGCGACGACCAGGGCTGGCGCATCGCGATCGACTCCTGGCCCCGCCTGGCGACGTACGGCGGCTCGACCGAGGTCGGCAGCGGCGCGGGCGGCCACTACACGAAGGCCGACTACAAGGAGATCGTCCGCTACGCCTCCTCCCGCTTCCTGGAGGTCGTTCCGGAGATCGACATGCCCGGCCACACCAACGCGGCCCTCGCCTCCTACGCCGACCTGAACTGCGACGGCGTGGCACCCCCGCTCTACACGGGCACGGACGTCGGCTTCAGCTCGCTGTGCGTCGGCAAGGACCTCACGTACGGCTTCGTGGACGACGTGATCGGTGAACTGGCCGCGCTCACCCCGGGCCGCTATCTCCACATCGGCGGCGACGAGGCGCACTCCACCAGCCATGAGGACTACGTCAAGTTCATGGACCGGGTGCAGCCGATCGTCACCAAGTACGGCAAGACGGTGATCGCCTGGCACCAGATCACCGGAGCCCACCCGGTGAAGGGCGCCCTCGCCCAGTACTGGGGTCTCGACGACACCGACGCCGCCGAGAAGGCACAGGTCGCCGAGGCCGCGAAGAACGGCACCGGGCTGATCCTCTCGCCCGCCGACCGGGTCTACCTCGACATGAAGTACACCGAGGACACCCCGCTCGGCCAGGACTGGGCGGGCCTGGTCGAGGTCAAGCGTTCCTACGACTGGGACCCGGGCAACTACCTTGCCGGGGTGCCGAGTTCGGCGATCCGGGGGGTCGAGGCACCGCTGTGGACCGAGACCATCGTGACCGGCGCGAACATCGACTACATGGCCTTCCCCAGGCTGCCGGGCGTGGCCGAGCTGGGCTGGTCGCCGGCCTCGACGCACGACTGGGACACCTACAAGGTGCGGCTCGCGGCGCAGGCCCCGCGTTGGGACGCGCTCGGGATCGACTACTACCGGTCGCCCCAAGTGCCCTGGCCCGCAGGGTAG